In a genomic window of Anomalospiza imberbis isolate Cuckoo-Finch-1a 21T00152 chromosome 5, ASM3175350v1, whole genome shotgun sequence:
- the SHISA8 gene encoding protein shisa-8, which translates to MSPRSRGRMEPSYVVGICCLVLLEPGRVWSGEPSTGGPGESGNSSQAPPPETTVPAPTGAAPAGGDRCRGYYDVMGQWDPPFNCNAGIYQYCCGTCGYRFCCQFKPGRLDQSGCSNYDTPNWVNTGQPPARVDETPEDPTRDKTNMIVYIICGVVAIMVLVGIFTKLGLEKAQGPQTEMTISRTLTDLLKQPGHSPSENMDSLMGGVQVPLSEGLARGPPRNSTDKTPLNNAVAIAPSLGRPHSHGKRLPLASSLALSAPDYTSYTTLKVGESATEDFYRRFGGLEPPPASTLTFPAETPVLAEGCPLPKAKGPKVPGGLAFPGGWEGAPHRGPRRPGLATLRPEGPPEAFGPSTSLYGQHSRHLATNSKTEVTV; encoded by the exons ATGTCCCCCCGGAGCCGCGGGCGCATGGAGCCGAGCTACGTCGTGGGTATCtgctgcctggtgctgctggagccgGGCCGGGTGTGGAGCGGCGAGCCCAGCACCGGGGGGCCCGGGGAGAGCGGGAACAGCAGCCAGGCTCCGCCGCCGGAGACCACGGTCCCCGCGCCCACCGGAGCGGCACCAGCGGGGGGGGACCGCTGCCGCGGGTACTACGACGTGATGGGGCAGTGGGACCCGCCGTTCAACTGCAACGCCGGCATCTACCAGTACTGCTGCGGGACCTGCGGGTACCGCTTCTGCTGCCAGTTCAAGCCCGGGCGGCTGGACCAGAGTGGCTGCTCCAACTACGACACCCCCAACTGGGTCAACACGGGCCAGCCGCCTGCCCGGGTGGATGAGACCCCCGAGGACCCCACTCGTGACAAGACCAACATGATCGTCTACATCATCTGTGGTGTGGTGGCCATCATGGTGCTGGTGGGCATCTTCACCAAGCTGGGCCTGGAGAAGGCACAGGGTCCCCAGACAGAGATGACCATCTCCAG GACACTGACAGATCTGCTGAAGCAGCCAGGCCACAGCCCCTCTGAGAACATGGACAGCCTCATGGGGGGTGTGCAGGTCCCGCTGAGTGAGGGGCTGGCCCGGGGGCCCCCCAGAAACAGCACAG ACAAGACACCCTTGAACAACGCGGTGGCCATTGCCCCCTCACTGGGGCGGCCACACAGCCATGGCAAGCGCCTGCCGCTGGCCAGCAGCCTGGCCCTCTCAGCCCCGGACTACACTTCCTACACCACCCTCAAGGTTGGAg AGAGCGCCACCGAGGACTTCTACAGGCGGTTCGGGGGGCTGGAGCCACCCCCCGCCAGTACACTGACCTTCCCAGCCGAGACCCCCGTGCTGGCCGAGGGCTGCCCCCTGCCCAAGGCCAAGGGCCCCAAGGTGCCAGGGGGCCTGGCCTTCccggggggctgggagggggccCCCCATCGCGGTCCCCGCCGGCCGGGCCTGGCCACCCTGCGCCCTGAGGGGCCACCCGAGGCCTTCGGCCCCTCCACCTCGCTGTACGGGCAGCACTCCCGGCACCTCGCCACCAACAGCAAGACCGAGGTCACTGTCTGA